In Nymphalis io chromosome 13, ilAglIoxx1.1, whole genome shotgun sequence, the genomic stretch AAAATTCGACTAGCTCTATCTAAACTTACGCCACCAACTTCTAAAACAATTAGTCATACAACTCAAAAAGCTTCCCCAGAAACAACTCACTTTACTCTGAACTACATTGCCAGAGGATCAGGACTCACAGCGGCTCAAGTGAACAACAAAgttcatttcaaaatatatccTACAGCTCAACAATCCTTAGATCCAGGTGATATAACTATACTAATAAACGGTCCCAATGACACATATGGAATGACAGTAGTACCACCAATATTAGGCAAAGCTCAAATGATAAGGCAAAATTTATTGGGACTACAATCGAAGTCGAAATATACTGATAACGTTCTTCCTATTACACAAGGTACGGCATACTTACGAAACTATGGTCGAAGTGATATGAACAAAACATTCTATATTCCGAAATCTAAGCACGATATAGAAATTGACACTGAGTTGAAACCGGATCATGCTAGAATTGGCTATGTGGCTAATATAGAAGGCAAATACGAAGTTTCAATAACTAGCAGAGGACAAAATGTCGTCGGCTCACCGTTTACTGTCACCGCTTCGAATAATATTATCGGAATTTTAGAACGAGATAGTTTTTGTCTGGAAGATGGTGAAGAAATTGATATTGTTGATGTAAAATCCGATAGAAAAGTAGTTTTAAGAATAGTAGATTTTGTAACAGAAAAAATGTTACTTCGAGAAAATGGCACATTGGAAAAAATAACCGAAGAAGaagcaaaatatttaatggaaaatgatgacattgaaaaaataaataatgaaccaCTTACGAGGCTTAACGAATCAACAACCAATGATATGGTAGAAAGCAACTTTAAgacaaaaaagttttataacacAGCAAATAAAGTTTTAACAGCAAAtcgattttgtaatattttaagtgatattaaaaaacaacaaaaatcagAGCTAAAGAATGAGGTTAATAAGCCAGATGTTCCTGATATCGTTAATTCAACATTTAATGATGACCAAAATAAACTTTGCAAACAAGAAAAACGGAACAGAGTCATTATTCCGGAGAATATTTCTGTCTCTATCTTAACTGAAAAATCTAAAGCTCTTGCAAAAGAGACACCAAATTTAAATGTGCATAGTGACagcataaataataacaatatatttccaAGTGATCCTTTTGAAGATGATAATATGTCCATAGATAAAGTACAATCCTCAAACCCATTTATAgatgatatatataatcaaaattatgaaatagaaaaaaaattgggCTCCTTCATAACGAACGAATATGAATCAAACAACTCCCAAAATGAAGAGACAGCTAacgcaaatattaaaatattcattgaaaatgaaaataaaatatcaaatgaaGAAACAAACCCACTTATAGATATGGAACGACCCAAAACGCCCGTTTGTAGAATTATCAATAGAGAAGTTGTAAAGGAAGAAGATTCGGTTCATATCAATTTAGAAAGGAAGTTGTCTACTGAAATTGTGTTAAACAACTTGGTTAACCCCTTTATAGACCATATACAAGATCAACTTAATGAATATCAAGAAAAACCTGATTTTATAATTGGAGCACCGGTTTCTTTGCCACCTATGATCAATTTAAATTCAAGCACGTCTTCAGTAAAAAATGTTACAGAAATTAACAAACGACTTCACAACAAGAATAAAGAAGATTATAactgtaaaaatcatattacaGACACGACAACAATTCCCGCTATATCCGTAGAAACAGATAACTCATCAAGGAAATCTAATTGTTACAGCAGTTACGATTCAAATTTAACCGAAGATGTAAATATAACTTCAAATTTTAGTCCAACACATTCTAATGTAAGTACTCCAATAGAAACAAGTAGAGAAACGTCACCCAAAAAAGACACGTGGGATTCAGCATATGTCAGCATAGACGAAAACAACTACACAgacaatattgaatttaatgagcctttaaataaaaagtctCCTCTTCCAAGAgataattccaaattaaaattaaatgaaagagAGCAATTGCAAAATATAAACCCTGATGATGATAAAACATACAAGTGCGAAACAAAAAAATCGGAATTCATGCCAATAATTGAAGAAAACGAAAAAATCTTATCATCAAACATGAAGGATAACATGAAGGTTAAGACTGCACAAGATAATGTCGACGATCCAGTGACAGTAGCATTTgccgaaataaatgatttatacgATGACTATTTTAAAACTTCTGAAGTTAGTTCAGTAACGTCAACACAAGAATGTCAATTACAGAATTTAGGAATAGATTATACCTTAGAAAGAAACGATATCCATGTCGATTCTGCATCTGAATTGAAAACAGATGTGAAAAGACAAACGAAAATATTAGAAGGAAAGATTTCTGAGGTTCAGGCAGCTATCACTGAATCTTTATCAGCAAGTCAAAACCTTCATGTTAAGATTAACCgatattataaagaagaaaataataatgagaaCAGCGATCATGTCCAATTTGGCGATGAAACGTTTAATAACATAGtattagaaaagaaaaaatattgggATGAAAAGATACGCGAAATAGAGGAGAAATCTGAAGAAGTTAAATCTCTACAATGTAAAAGGCGATTAACTTCAAAGTATTTACGTCGTAATGATTCCCTTTCCAAGAGAAGGGGCAGAAAAATCGttcaaaactttttaaatacaaatcaagATGAATCTTATCCACTTAAAAAATCAGTTGATCAACTTgaagatattaatttacaaagtgATTTCAATTCTattgaagataaaattaaatgcatgaataataatattgaaatatacaataaaaatgaatctACCTCTTGTTTTGGTAAAAAGTCTTCTAATAGTAAAGAACGATCGGTATTCGATGCCTTCAAACAATTAAAAGTAAGTAGTGTCGATTCCGTAGATACGAATAACGATAATGATGAactaaaatcaaatttacaCTTAAAACAAGAATTATCAGAAAAAGTATTTCAAGCATTCGAAACAAGTCCCAAAAGGTTTTTCGGTACATctagaaaacatattttaaataaaatcgacACTTTTTTAGGATATCCGGATAATGAAAACGAGACGAAAAAAATCAACAGCATTATAAACCACGAAACTGGTCTAGTCTCTAGTCGTATTTCTTTATTCCATAATATATCTAAAACAGAAGAATTAGCATGGTCACGTAGAAAAAGTAAATCAATGCATAATATAACCCATCAAGTAAGCGAAACgtgtaataatttagaaaataaatcaaCAACGCGAGATACAAAGAACTTTAAGGAAAAAGAAAGTAGAAAAATCAGTAGCTCATGTGaagaatcaaatataaattattttaatcaagccgacaaaaatataattgcacTGAAAGAAAAGAGAGCAAGAATGATACAgaataaacacaataaaagttTCGACGAAACTATGTATACACCTCCAAAACAGACAGACACCTCAAacgttaaaaaaactataaaagatATTAACGAACAAAACGATTTGCTTGTTAAATCACCAACATCCAAACTGAAATCAATCAGCAAGTCTGAAATGGacatatttaacaaattcaCAGAAGTGACTGAAGACGTCCTCGAAAAACATAAATCCTATGAGGAATTACCAAAAATTTCTGTGAAAAATTTCATATCTCTGTATGAAGATGTTTCTAAAGTATCTGACACAAGTCGTCAAATAAAAAGTAGTAATAGAATAAATGTAGGGTCTTTAAATAAAGAGCCAGTCCCGAGTTCAATTCATGGTAAATatatgattctttttttttattgaccttttaattttataatattatgtatatatttttttatttaacaggaACTGCGACGATTTCGACTTCCCCTACTGAAACAcaaatatcatcatcattaacATCAACGCCTTTAAAATCAATCCATGACGAAGGATTTATGACACTTAATAAACGCAAACAAAGATTGTTCGACGATAAAAGTTTCGAAAACTTTAATAACGAAATTGAAAATACTCATCCGTCTTCCGACACAGAGTTGATTTCAAATCAAGACAAGGATACAAGCTATTTGAGCCTTTCtgatattgaaattgaaattatagaAAAACCCGAAAAAACGATTGAATCCCCACCTGAAAACGAGCCTGCTCACATAGAATACAAAAATCGTTTTACAATGGCTAGAAAATTTTTTCAATCTTTAGAAGAACTTCGTGAagaaaagaatacaaaaaaattaattaaaagcgaATCTTTAATAAGTTGTCAGTCCACTGAATCTCTTGAAGAAAACAAGCGTTCGCGAAAacgaagtaatattaaaaaatcacgaTCTATGCCGTCCTCGGAAATTTCAAAAATTTGGAATCAAATGCAAGAAAAAGAAgccgaaaataaaaaattagtgAAAATATCCGAGAAATTTAACGTTGACGACTTATTCGAGGACGTCATGGAAGGCAGATTAAGTCGCCAGGGCAGTTTAAGGGGTATTCCAAACAAGAAAGCTGTTCTTGAGACATTCCGATCCATGGAAaatgtaaatgataataaactaaACTCCTATGAAATGGCAGTATCGCAATTAAATGAATTCGCTGAagagaacaaaataaaaaacgcgCAAACTTATTTAAGTGAATATCCTTATCTGCCTACTACTGATCCGTCCAAATATCACTCGAGGCTAGATACAAGTGCGTCTGGTCTGATTACATTTAAAGAATTAAGGAAGATACCAAGAAGAAACAGTGTGCCTGATTTAAGATTAAATCCAACTTTTACTGctgatttataaaacatttaatttattaaaaatcaatgatttttttcaaagaattaatgaatattatttgtttaatgaatAGCAGTATTTTACTGTAccttatagttatatattttttgataaatcgAATTTAAGttagtatatgttatatatatttcagtttaACATTCTAAATAAGGATTTTGTACAATCCCTTGTACAGTTTTTGGATCTTATTGTAATTTGTAAGAAACTATTTATTAGACAATAAAGTCTTCAtcgaacattaaaaatatttttaataacgcaAGACGTTTCTTTGCCTCAAGTAAAACCTTTTTTCCTAAGCATATTGTCACGTACAGTAAGAAAATTGAACCTACGCACCTATCTTTAACAGCACCAACTAGCTTACGTAGACTAGGCCCAGTAACATGTCTTCGGTCCTCCGATTACCATTTACTGAAGGAACCGGAAAAGGGAGTATCGTCCACAATTATATGATGATAGAACTTCCAGTCTACAGAGAAcagtttacaatttttttatcagaGCGCGTAAAATAACGACCGATCAGTTCGAGAAAGTGTTGGTTCCTCCTGACTGgtctaggccagtctgggtacgggcctcggggttgccccctttacccgAGATATTCCTCACCGACAGGTTTACCTGCCGTGTCCTTTCATTTTGGCCCAAAGGACCAGGGCctcaatgacccagtggctgtcaTCTCATAGTGTCGTAAGTCGTTTTCTGTAGGTTATCTTCTTATTTTTCAAGTGGTTGTCAGTCCGGTTGGTGTCGTCGTCCTATCGTCAGACCAAATCGTCGTCTTCGTCATCGATGCATCGGGGCAGATGGGcggcgacagtaggagctcacgaggtagaggacgcccctcaggtggtctagCGTGCAGctgtgctataccgtggaggtgtacgctcgcatCAGTTCGGACATCGATGAAAATAGTTCAACGCATGTGGTgctgtagtcgcgcgtctaGCCAATAAGAACGTTTTTATTCAGTTTCCTCTATTATGAAGAAAATACCCAAACTCATTcccaaaaaaaaactagataaatCTTGTTTGTAAAGATCGTGTATTGTCTTATAGattgaaagaaaaattaataattaaatttttagcatatattctgataagaaattaattagaagTTTATTCCGGTTCGGAGCATACATTAATATGGACTACTCATAGAACCATAgattaattaatagtatattgtaTTGTCATTACGAATTCTTATCTTacacgatataaaaaaatatttacgagtatgtcgttttgatattaaattacacCTATAAAagttgttaatgtatttttatgtaactgATTTTTTGATTTCTTAAAATATCCTCTTTGTTATAACTCGCTGCTAGATGGCGTTGCATATTTTTATACCCTTCAAACGATCAccacataaaaaaacatattttggtaTAGGCTTCCATATATggataattaaatgattatatgataaaaatattctgtaatcggacaaaatttatataatgattgtcTTTCATACAGTTGCATGGGATAAAACCGTAATTGCGCGTAGCGGGGTGGTGGGGGAAATAAAAGTCAGGTAGCgggatgtatgtatgtttgcaCGTTCTACTTGATGTGTATCTGCACGTAGGCGGAGGTGGCGgaggcgcggcgcgcgcgcagcCAGGCGGCGAGGCGCGGGTCGCTGCGGTCGGCGCGCGCCTCGAGCTGCTGGCAGTACGCCTCGCGGATGATGCGGAACGCGTCCACGCTGCGGTACGGCAGCTTCGTTATGGGGTCGATGTAGCGGGCGGGGCGTCTGacggtagaaaaaaaaaattgaaaaaaaaaacacaaagtaCAGGCAACTCGTTTAGGTGAAATTTTGCGACGGAAACGTTTCACGCAAACGTTACATAAACGTTGCACCCCAATTCGACTgttgaatgaaaattaatacttttaattggCAATTATATCACTTGATTCACTTTTCAAAATGTTACgttgttaatgttattatatatctttaaaggAACGCAGTAACAAATCACGAGTAAAAATtcacataaaacaaattaagcacttaaaaaTTCATCCAAATTTGAACGGTATTCTGACTTCCTAGAATTCATCTcggctataaataataataataataatgtcctccagaccgattttggctacggcggccaatttcaagagagattagccaactgtgtgcgcaaacacaagcgcactatctattccctcattctcataatccgatgggacggcaatccgcaCCGACCGGAAGGAGTTCAGGAGCAGGATCAACggatttacgtgttttccgaggcacaagAGTatgccaacttccagactccgggatgatactgagaattttctgacagaaaaacccaataactttttattggcctgacctgggaattgaacccaggaccaccgggttCAATtcccttacattaagccactagtCCAACGAGGCAGCTTAAATGAagctacaaataatataattgacatGTAATACTAACTTAGTAACAGCGCATAGTAATTCCCTTCGTCTCTTCGGTTTCTTTTGTGGGAAGCAAGCGTTgaatgctttattttttaaatcattttcaaaAGAAATTAACGTTCTTTCgtgatattttatacattccTTTGACTTTGCTGGCTTTTCTTCCTTCCTGTaagaagaattaaatttattttaaatattatttccaaaCCTTAAAATTATTCGAATCCATGCTTACTTCAATCTAAGGAGGACATTGCCTAAAATATTGGCATTATACATTATGACTTAAGCccggatattatttttaaaaaatataacgtttttggtatacttgatatttttttttattgaaacaataaatatatacataaacacaaCACGCCAtaaaagagagaaaaaaaaaacaatataaaaatatactgggTTACACAAATGTTTTCCGTAACCCTCTAATCCGTAAGTAACAAGCCAATAGTAGCTTCAGAATTATGTCTGCTAGATAAAACTAAtcgttttttgtatataaataaatatgtacatacatagtgACATTTTCAATACTGATCTCTTCGTCTGGTCCGACAAAGTCCACATCCATTTTACTTGTTTCGCCTTTGGGTTCCTCCGTCTCAGTCTTTGCTTCAGTTAGTGTATTGGAGTCACTCAGATCTTGACCAAGTAAATCTGAAAAAAAACCATCTTCAAGgaagtaatataataagaaattgagAGCAACGTTTTTCAAATATAgtatctttttaataatgtaataggTAGGCAAATAGGCCAACTGATAGTAAGCGGTCAccactgcctatagacattggcgttgacTGAAATAACCAATAACCAATTCTTGCATTGCCAACGCAGCATtatactaagatattatgtcccttactAATACTTCaacaaaccggagcacaacaataccaaatattgctgtttggcggtattttttttttatagaataggaaggcggatgtgcatttgggccacctgatggtaagtggtcaccaacgcccttagacaatgggattataagaaatgttaaccatcgcttacatcaccaatgcgccaccaaccttgggaactgagatgtccttcgtgcctgtaattacactggctgactcacccttcaaaccggaacacaacaataccaggtactgctgttttgcggtataatatctgatgagtgggtggtagctacccaggAGCGTTACCACAAAGTATGTTTGGCTTAATGCTCAGTCATCAGTATATTCATATTTCACTAATATACAATTTGAaatgatgaaatttaattaccttcttcactttttattatatcactGAGGTTGATATCCGTAATTGGTGTGATACAAGTTTTCTCCTCGGGAGTTATTTCTGTTATTAGCGGTACTGAGAACGAATGATATctgaaaatcaaataaatacaatctaataggatttattttaaagtttgtgttaacataaatttagaacaataaaattaaaattaaaatttaatttttattttcttaattaaatttatgttaacttaaaaaatatcttttaagtaaacgtaaatttaaaaaatataaaattcagctctcactctttaaattatttcgaactgtcataatttttaaaatatatcatcgcAATTAAATATtaggtgttttattttattttatttaatttattgtaacttaatgtgattgatttgatttaattcaaattttattttgatttaattatatgatatgatttaattcgaaattatttaatctaatttataatacataaccgtaacagcttgtgaatgtcccactgctgggctaaaggcctcctctcctctttttttgaggagaaggtttggagcttattccaccacgctgctccaatgcgggttggtagaattcacatgtggcagaatttcagtgaaattagacacatgcaggtttcctcacgatgttttccttcaccgtaaagcacgagatgaattataatcacaaattaagcacatgaaaattcagtggtgcttgcccgggtttgaacccacgatcatcggttaagattcacgcgttcttaccacagggccatctcggctgttaatacataaaatctgtaaaatattattattataatttttgtatttttacataaattttcttgtatttatgatccctgtttttttttatagaataggaaggcggacgagcatatggaccacctgatggtaagtggtcaccaacgcccttagacattggcattgtaagaaatgtcaaccatcgcttacatatccaatgcgccaccaaccttgggaactaagattttatgtcccttgtgcctgtaattacactggctcactcacccttcaaaccggaacacaacaataccaagtactactgttttgcggtagaatatctgatgagtgggtggtacctacccagacgagcttgcacaaagccctaccaccagtatttgtttggtcgaaataaatgattttattattattattattattaattgtcaaaaCTTACTTATTGTTTGAGAAATTATATGATGATAACATACATTAAGATACTGAATCTTGAATAGCAGCAATTTTGTAGAGATATCACAAAGAAACATTCACGGTCAAAggtaatttaacaaataactccgatatattttatcttatactactataaaatattataaattaattgctatTTACCTTATAACTGGTCCAGTAATAGATTTCTTAATCGGTCTGATCTTTTTTCTCTCTAATTCACTTTGCTCAAATCTTTCTAGAAACATCAAAAACACAGCATTATTGTCACatcacaatattaaataatttcacctAGCACACGGGTCTCCTCGagatatatacattaatatcctgggacattcttTACACACgaccatttgatcccaaattaagcttatacaaagcttgtgctatggaaaccagacaactgatatactacatatactacttttcttcagactcaggataaacagacatgttcatgcacacaatgtctgtcctgggtgggaatcaaacccacaatcttcggcgtgaaaggcaagttaTCATTCTTAACCGCCTAGTATAAGATACATTCAGCACATGAAACCAGTAGTATTTCTTCATATTCGAAACCATTTAATTGCAATTCATGTGTTATATCCATTTAGCCACTCGGCTAtgctattataatttactagcaatatatatctatctatatgacttatattataCCTAAGCTtttcaaattttctttttcagtAATAAGTGCTTCCTCAAGCAGTTCTTCTTGAGTTAATACTCTCTCTTCCACTTTTTTcggttttttcttttttaattctgatcttattttaattctttgttGGGTTTCCGCTGATTTCACTGCTGTGCTCTGCCTTATTGATTTTCTCTCtagaaatatttgtatgtatcttAGAATTGCTGTCTATACCGTACATATATTACGAAATTCAAAACAAGGCATACATATTAAGTtatgttttttctattttttattaataatataattttttcagaTACTTTAACTTAGTAAATGAGAATATAAaaccatattaaaatataatttgtttgattCGTTAAAAGAAACATGAAACAAACCTATAGAAGTATCGAAGAATGACTTTTCAACTTTTTCTGTTTTCTCCGAATCATCCTTTAGTTTAGGTTCTTTTGGTTTTTTTGTCAGAACCTTCTTTGTTTTTTCCAATTTCTTTTTTCTATTAGGAtcctgaaattaatataaaaatacaactatgcattatttatttatagattcaaaatgaattacaaatgtctggaattatttattcattatatgaaGGCAGAAGCGAATTTTCTTCCTAATGATAAGGGTATAGATAATGGCACTGTAACAATAAACCAATTCTTTTATTGTTAATGTGAGACTTATCAAGAGATCCATTCAATCAATGCTTATACCACATGTGACTGTGATTATACTGACACACATATCAAtgctattttcaaattaaatcattGACGATACaacccttttttttaacgctgaaaaAATGCGTTACACTTTTTCCccacagtgggggggtatgtggggctcaccggagTCAAAAGCGCCGAGTACATCCTTAACGATGagctttccgtcttaacgaggagagCCATGGGATTGCTTTCGCTTGCTACTATGACGATGATAGTACAACCCTATCCCTAAGATGACACAACTAGATAGAACCCgaacagtaataaatattattctataaacatACCTTATAGCCTTTGGTATTAATTTTACGCTTTTCTTTTACATCTGTCTCATGGTCAGAAACTGGATCATCATTTTCATCAATATCAAAATCGGAGTCTACGACATCCTCAGTTTCTTTTTCCTGTCTAAAGTATTAAAAttcacataatattatacactaagGGCTGCATTTTTTTATGGCAATATTggttaacttaaatattttttctgtcacaTTTGAAcctaaataaaatctaattttagaatttatgtcttatgtaaaactttttaaagttttaatatgataaagatTGATGATATAGATgaggtatatataaaatcatctttatttatttataacgaattaactaagcaaaaaaaaaatagcggcAAAACTTTAATTCCGTAAATTAAGCTAATCTCCACAGACATGTTGTCCTTGCCTTTTGTgtaaatttctattaatttaattgagtttataagtaagatgtATCTGCATGTactaaagaaattataataattcagattTTTACTATTTCACATATAAATTCAGTTAAGCTATGTTTACGTAATTTAACGTCAATATCAAATTTTTTTGGAGTAAATATCCCGTGCCGATTAATTCTTGACCTCTattaaaaacttacatataaTCTCGATCTTCTTCCACTTCTTGGAAGCCGCCGTAAGTTGTTTTATAGAAATCGTCTTCTTCCTCCTCATCAAGCAACTTTGCCATGCGATTGCCAGCATTAGACCGGCGTTCCCTTTGAGTCATTTTTAAACTATT encodes the following:
- the LOC126772833 gene encoding vacuolar protein sorting-associated protein 72 homolog isoform X1 yields the protein MTQRERRSNAGNRMAKLLDEEEEDDFYKTTYGGFQEVEEDRDYIQEKETEDVVDSDFDIDENDDPVSDHETDVKEKRKINTKGYKDPNRKKKLEKTKKVLTKKPKEPKLKDDSEKTEKVEKSFFDTSIERKSIRQSTAVKSAETQQRIKIRSELKKKKPKKVEERVLTQEELLEEALITEKENLKSLERFEQSELERKKIRPIKKSITGPVIRYHSFSVPLITEITPEEKTCITPITDINLSDIIKSEEDGFFSDLLGQDLSDSNTLTEAKTETEEPKGETSKMDVDFVGPDEEISIENVTMKEEKPAKSKECIKYHERTLISFENDLKNKAFNACFPQKKPKRRRELLCAVTKRPARYIDPITKLPYRSVDAFRIIREAYCQQLEARADRSDPRLAAWLRARRASATSAYVQIHIK
- the LOC126772833 gene encoding vacuolar protein sorting-associated protein 72 homolog isoform X2, whose amino-acid sequence is MTQRERRSNAGNRMAKLLDEEEEDDFYKTTYGGFQEVEEDRDYIQEKETEDVVDSDFDIDENDDPVSDHETDVKEKRKINTKGYKDPNRKKKLEKTKKVLTKKPKEPKLKDDSEKTEKVEKSFFDTSIERKSIRQSTAVKSAETQQRIKIRSELKKKKPKKVEERVLTQEELLEEALITEKENLKSLERFEQSELERKKIRPIKKSITGPVIRYHSFSVPLITEITPEEKTCITPITDINLSDIIKSEEDLLGQDLSDSNTLTEAKTETEEPKGETSKMDVDFVGPDEEISIENVTMKEEKPAKSKECIKYHERTLISFENDLKNKAFNACFPQKKPKRRRELLCAVTKRPARYIDPITKLPYRSVDAFRIIREAYCQQLEARADRSDPRLAAWLRARRASATSAYVQIHIK